One region of Citrus sinensis cultivar Valencia sweet orange chromosome 6, DVS_A1.0, whole genome shotgun sequence genomic DNA includes:
- the LOC127903001 gene encoding uncharacterized protein LOC127903001 yields MEEIQHKLHKHFPSLPQNALRKIYKARCERLRLLMINGIPSDIRWLIEAKVRLADCKSLGMVSDTREDKIKFVKDGMSKESLDDILRSLETHRSGIVQREIYNLWILFQKQSAQLSLGNLTQKDPVCQFIRKLDGKPILDP; encoded by the exons atggaagaaatacaacataaactccataagcattttccctctctccctcagaatgccctcaggaaaatttacaaagctcgttgtgaacgactgcgtttgttaatgatcaatggcattccttctgacattcgttggttaattgaagcaaaggtccgattagcag attgtaaatctttaggaatggtttctgatactcgtgaagataaaattaaattcgttaaagatggcatgagtaaagaatcgttggatgatatcttacgatctcttgagacgCATCGAAGCGGAATTGTGCAACGTGAGATTTACAATTTGTGGATACTATTCCAAAAACAAAGTGCACAGTTaagtcttgggaatctgactcaaaaagaccctgtttgccagtttataagaaaactggatgggaagccgatcctcgacccatag